A section of the Streptomyces sp. NBC_00178 genome encodes:
- a CDS encoding aminotransferase class IV, with translation MTTPPATPYAEFDGRPATAEDLRIPAFAGYGHFTAMQVRDRTVRGLDLHLARLDAASRELFGPPLPGDRVRELIGHALDSTGIRDASVRVHGFMPPGSAETVTMVTVRGPADMTREPRTLMSVPYARPVPHIKRPGEFGQTYYGQLAGRSGFDEALLTLPGGVVTEGAITNIGFWDGTSVVWPDAPALTGITMALLEDGLGRTDLPSARRQVTLDGLGAYRSAFLSNSQGIAPVRGIDGTGFAVDEDLMQRIRQVYEDAPRSTV, from the coding sequence ATGACGACTCCCCCAGCCACCCCGTACGCCGAGTTCGACGGCCGCCCCGCCACCGCGGAAGACCTCCGGATCCCGGCCTTCGCCGGCTACGGCCACTTCACCGCGATGCAGGTCCGGGACCGCACGGTGCGCGGCCTGGACCTGCATCTGGCGCGACTGGACGCGGCGAGCCGCGAACTCTTCGGGCCGCCGCTCCCCGGGGACCGCGTGCGGGAGCTGATCGGACACGCGCTCGACTCCACCGGGATACGGGACGCGTCGGTGCGGGTGCACGGCTTCATGCCGCCGGGCAGCGCGGAGACGGTGACGATGGTGACCGTCCGCGGACCGGCGGACATGACCCGGGAGCCGCGGACCCTGATGTCGGTCCCCTACGCCCGGCCCGTGCCCCACATCAAGCGCCCGGGCGAGTTCGGCCAGACCTACTACGGGCAGCTGGCCGGGCGTTCGGGCTTCGACGAGGCGCTGCTGACGCTGCCCGGCGGCGTGGTGACCGAGGGCGCGATCACCAACATCGGTTTCTGGGACGGCACATCGGTGGTCTGGCCGGACGCGCCGGCGCTCACCGGCATCACGATGGCGCTGCTGGAGGACGGACTCGGCCGTACGGACCTGCCCTCGGCGCGGCGGCAGGTGACGCTGGACGGCCTGGGCGCCTACCGCTCCGCCTTCCTGAGCAATTCGCAGGGGATCGCGCCGGTCCGGGGGATCGACGGCACCGGCTTCGCGGTCGACGAGGACCTGATGCAGCGGATCCGGCAGGTCTACGAGGACGCCCCTCGCTCCACCGTGTGA
- a CDS encoding NADPH-dependent FMN reductase, producing MDLTTPLVPSPSDAPLKVAVILGSNREGRFGPVVADWFLGRAAGHPGIEAAVVDVAGTETPDAPAVPRLAAADAFVVVTPEYNHSYPAPLKSLIDRHFAEWQAKPVAFVSYGGVSGGLRAVEHLRQVFAELHATTVRDTVSFHSAGALFDDRGQPKDPGPAEGAAKRMIDQLVWWGRALRDARTRHPYGS from the coding sequence ATGGACCTCACCACACCTCTCGTCCCCAGCCCCTCCGACGCCCCGCTGAAGGTGGCCGTCATCCTCGGCAGCAACCGCGAAGGCCGCTTCGGGCCCGTCGTCGCGGACTGGTTCCTCGGCCGGGCGGCCGGCCACCCCGGCATCGAGGCCGCGGTGGTCGACGTCGCCGGGACCGAGACTCCGGACGCCCCCGCCGTGCCACGACTGGCGGCGGCCGACGCCTTCGTCGTGGTCACCCCGGAGTACAACCACTCCTACCCCGCGCCGCTGAAGAGCCTCATCGACCGGCACTTCGCCGAATGGCAGGCCAAGCCCGTCGCGTTCGTGTCGTACGGCGGTGTCTCCGGCGGGCTCCGGGCCGTCGAGCACCTGCGCCAGGTCTTCGCCGAACTCCACGCCACGACCGTGCGCGACACCGTCTCCTTCCACAGCGCGGGCGCCCTCTTCGACGACCGGGGGCAGCCCAAGGACCCCGGACCGGCCGAAGGCGCGGCCAAGCGCATGATCGACCAGCTGGTCTGGTGGGGCAGGGCGCTCCGCGACGCCAGGACCCGGCACCCGTACGGGAGCTGA
- the cutA gene encoding divalent-cation tolerance protein CutA, producing MTEPAVLTVLTTTDSEEKAHALARGAVDARLAACAQISAPVTSVYRWQGAVETGQEWQVLFKTTAQRYDALEAHLVAVHDYATPEIIATPVVRGSSRYLAWVGAETAPTADL from the coding sequence ATGACCGAGCCCGCAGTGCTGACCGTGCTGACCACGACGGACAGCGAGGAGAAGGCCCACGCCCTGGCCAGGGGGGCGGTGGACGCACGGCTCGCCGCGTGCGCGCAGATCTCCGCGCCCGTCACCTCCGTCTACCGCTGGCAGGGGGCGGTGGAGACCGGGCAGGAGTGGCAGGTGCTGTTCAAGACGACGGCACAGCGCTACGACGCGCTGGAGGCCCACCTCGTCGCCGTCCACGACTACGCCACCCCCGAGATCATCGCGACGCCCGTGGTGCGGGGCAGCAGCCGCTACCTCGCCTGGGTGGGCGCCGAGACGGCTCCCACGGCGGACCTGTGA